In the genome of Dehalococcoidia bacterium, one region contains:
- a CDS encoding thiamine pyrophosphate-dependent enzyme: MTISRGDALRAIAQHRDQRIVVSTMQVLRPWHALSPSELNLSCIGFMGGASTLGLGVALAQPERRVVILDGDGSLLMQLGSIATIAGAAPANFCHILFQNGVYETSGSQPIASAEAIDFAQMAKGAGYKAAYSFDDVGRFREEVAGILDEDGPVFVVLKIDQRDEMADWDAPSPSPLAETRTVRKSLTGDK, translated from the coding sequence ATGACGATCTCCCGCGGCGACGCCCTGCGCGCGATCGCCCAGCACCGCGATCAGCGTATCGTCGTCTCCACGATGCAGGTGCTGCGCCCGTGGCACGCGCTCTCGCCCAGCGAGTTAAATCTCTCATGTATCGGCTTCATGGGCGGCGCCAGCACGCTCGGCCTTGGCGTGGCGCTGGCCCAGCCCGAGCGCCGCGTCGTGATCCTCGATGGCGACGGCAGCCTGCTGATGCAGCTTGGCTCGATCGCCACGATCGCCGGCGCCGCGCCGGCCAACTTCTGCCACATCCTCTTCCAGAACGGTGTGTACGAGACCTCCGGCAGCCAGCCGATCGCCTCGGCCGAGGCGATCGATTTCGCGCAGATGGCGAAGGGCGCCGGCTACAAGGCCGCCTACAGCTTTGACGACGTCGGCCGCTTCCGCGAAGAGGTCGCCGGTATCCTCGACGAGGACGGTCCGGTCTTCGTCGTGCTCAAGATCGACCAGCGCGACGAGATGGCCGACTGGGACGCGCCCAGCCCCTCGCCCCTGGCCGAGACGCGCACCGTCCGCAAATCGCTGACCGGCGACAAGTAG
- a CDS encoding DUF6081 family protein, giving the protein MTTFERDAPAAGSLEDHATEREYGGFADLLKPSSLWQFGGFPLPDGGFWQYREPNATVLVRNGRLQCTVSPLTRTHDRIQFLDNAKQMWFSKERFSVPEHGSISFELSIAARGLGTAPRDLYDGFVSYNLLDFNTGWAIDFFVSNDVIATVYGRLPFPGVTVPDTGPIRHFCLFKELELPTQPGQRHDYRIVYDRAADTVEWFIDGELVNREEAVPDKIDGFTAAMGLMTEKDLGPGGSTSLHGQGLSGEWSATRVTVRQGPAGG; this is encoded by the coding sequence ATGACGACTTTCGAACGTGACGCGCCGGCCGCCGGTTCGCTCGAAGACCACGCGACCGAACGCGAGTACGGCGGCTTTGCCGACCTGCTGAAGCCGTCCTCACTCTGGCAGTTCGGCGGCTTTCCGCTGCCGGACGGCGGCTTCTGGCAGTATCGCGAGCCGAACGCCACCGTGCTGGTGCGCAACGGACGCTTGCAGTGCACGGTTTCTCCGCTGACGCGCACACACGACCGCATCCAGTTTCTGGACAACGCCAAGCAGATGTGGTTCTCGAAGGAGCGGTTCAGCGTGCCCGAGCACGGCTCGATCAGCTTCGAGCTGAGCATCGCGGCGCGTGGGCTGGGCACGGCGCCGCGCGATCTGTACGACGGCTTCGTTTCGTACAACCTGCTCGACTTCAACACGGGCTGGGCGATCGACTTCTTCGTCAGCAACGACGTGATCGCCACCGTCTACGGACGGCTGCCGTTTCCCGGCGTGACCGTTCCGGACACCGGCCCGATTCGGCACTTCTGCCTGTTCAAGGAGCTGGAGCTGCCGACGCAGCCCGGCCAGCGCCACGATTACCGCATCGTCTACGACCGCGCCGCCGACACGGTGGAATGGTTCATCGACGGGGAACTGGTGAATCGCGAAGAGGCGGTGCCCGACAAGATCGACGGCTTCACCGCCGCGATGGGCCTGATGACGGAGAAGGATCTCGGCCCCGGCGGCAGCACCTCGTTGCACGGGCAGGGCTTGAGCGGCGAGTGGAGCGCGACGCGCGTGACGGTGCGGCAGGGTCCCGCTGGCGGCTAA
- the hflX gene encoding GTPase HflX, with protein sequence MTTARVRRILGERANRLERLHDTAPQQERAFLVAAEVKGRAGWSTQSSLDELALLAETAGAEVVGRAIQRLDQPNSATYIGKGKVQEVVDERSACGYTLVIFDDELTPSQQRNLEDLLKVKVIDRTALILDIFARRAQTREGRLQVELAQLDYLLPRLAGQWSHLERLGGGIGTRGPGETQIETDRRLIRDRIGRLRTQIEDVRTHRALYRRRRARQGARVAALVGYTNAGKSTLMNALSGAGVLAEDRLFATLDPVTRRIHLLDGRPALLTDTVGFIQKLPTALVAAFRATLEELSDAGVLLHVVDITDANAADQADAVDETLGALDVAEKPRITVLNKVDRLCAADGEPVTSLDDVRKTGSELEPRADVVLISAERRWGLDELREAMAAAFAGTLASDTGLEPARAGGEPAMPVRGSRAAG encoded by the coding sequence ATGACGACGGCACGAGTCCGCAGGATTTTGGGCGAGCGGGCCAACCGGCTGGAGCGGCTGCACGACACCGCGCCGCAGCAGGAGCGGGCGTTCCTGGTCGCGGCCGAGGTGAAGGGCCGCGCCGGCTGGTCGACGCAAAGTTCCCTGGACGAGCTGGCGCTGCTCGCGGAGACCGCGGGCGCCGAAGTCGTGGGCCGCGCGATCCAGCGTCTCGATCAGCCGAACTCCGCCACGTATATCGGCAAAGGCAAGGTGCAGGAGGTCGTCGACGAGCGTTCGGCCTGCGGCTACACCCTGGTGATCTTCGACGATGAGCTGACGCCCTCGCAGCAGCGCAACCTGGAAGATCTGCTCAAGGTCAAGGTGATCGACCGCACGGCCCTGATCCTCGACATCTTTGCCCGCCGCGCGCAGACGCGTGAGGGCCGCCTGCAGGTCGAGCTGGCGCAGCTCGACTACCTGCTGCCGCGCCTGGCGGGGCAGTGGTCGCACCTGGAACGGCTGGGCGGCGGCATCGGCACGCGCGGCCCGGGCGAGACGCAGATCGAAACCGACCGCCGCCTGATCCGCGACCGCATCGGGCGGCTGCGCACACAGATCGAGGATGTGCGCACGCACCGGGCGCTCTACCGCCGCCGCAGGGCGCGGCAGGGGGCGCGCGTGGCCGCGCTGGTCGGCTATACCAACGCCGGCAAGAGCACGCTGATGAACGCGCTCTCCGGCGCGGGTGTGCTGGCCGAAGATCGGCTCTTCGCCACGCTCGATCCGGTGACGCGGCGCATTCACCTGCTCGACGGCCGGCCGGCGCTGCTCACCGACACCGTCGGCTTCATCCAGAAGCTGCCGACGGCGCTGGTGGCCGCCTTTCGCGCCACGCTGGAAGAGCTGAGCGACGCCGGTGTGCTGCTGCACGTGGTGGACATCACCGACGCCAACGCGGCGGACCAAGCCGATGCCGTCGATGAGACGCTTGGCGCGCTGGATGTGGCGGAGAAGCCGCGCATTACCGTACTGAACAAGGTCGATCGGCTGTGCGCCGCGGACGGCGAGCCAGTCACGAGCCTGGACGATGTGCGCAAGACCGGCAGCGAGCTGGAGCCGCGAGCGGATGTGGTGCTGATATCTGCCGAGCGGCGCTGGGGCCTGGACGAGCTGCGCGAGGCGATGGCCGCCGCCTTCGCCGGAACGCTGGCGAGCGACACCGGGCTCGAACCAGCACGAGCCGGAGGGGAGCCGGCCATGCCAGTCCGCGGCAGCCGCGCTGCGGGCTGA
- a CDS encoding LL-diaminopimelate aminotransferase — protein sequence MEFARRVQELPPYLFAEISRKIAAKRAQGIEVVSFGIGDPDLPTPPHIIAALQRAAEEPANHRYPETEGLPELRQAMADWYERRYGLSFDPAKEVLPLIGSKEGIGHVALCFIDPGDTALQPDPAYPVYAVGTMFACGHTYTLPLDEEGGWLPDLEAVPADVAHRARVLWLNYPNNPTGAVADREFFERAVAFARKYDIAVLHDLAYSDVTYDGYDAPSFMQAKGAREVGIEFSSLSKTYNMTGWRLGTAVGNAGMIDALMRVKSNLDSGIPQAIQQMGIAALRGPQDAVAEHNAVYQARRDRVVTAMRQIGLRCTPPRASLYVWAQIPAGETSIGFAGRLLDDTGVVVTPGIGYGEQGEGYVRLSLTTPDTAIDEGLRRLAAWRSEAAKA from the coding sequence ATGGAGTTTGCCCGCCGCGTTCAGGAACTGCCGCCATACCTGTTCGCCGAGATCAGCCGCAAGATCGCGGCCAAGCGCGCCCAGGGCATCGAAGTCGTCAGTTTCGGCATCGGCGACCCCGATCTGCCCACGCCGCCGCACATCATCGCGGCCTTGCAGCGGGCGGCCGAGGAACCGGCCAATCACCGCTATCCGGAAACCGAAGGGCTGCCTGAGCTACGCCAGGCGATGGCCGACTGGTACGAGCGCCGCTACGGCCTCTCCTTCGACCCGGCTAAAGAGGTGCTGCCGCTGATCGGCTCGAAAGAGGGCATCGGCCACGTCGCGCTGTGCTTCATCGATCCGGGCGACACGGCGCTGCAACCCGACCCGGCCTACCCGGTCTACGCCGTGGGCACGATGTTCGCCTGCGGCCATACGTACACGCTGCCGCTGGACGAAGAAGGCGGCTGGCTGCCCGATCTGGAGGCCGTGCCGGCGGACGTGGCGCACCGCGCCCGCGTGCTCTGGCTGAACTACCCCAACAACCCGACCGGCGCCGTGGCGGATCGGGAATTCTTCGAGCGGGCGGTAGCCTTCGCGCGCAAGTACGACATCGCCGTGCTGCACGACCTCGCCTACAGCGACGTGACCTACGACGGCTACGACGCGCCGTCGTTCATGCAGGCGAAGGGAGCGAGGGAGGTCGGCATCGAGTTCAGCTCACTGTCCAAGACCTACAACATGACCGGCTGGCGCCTGGGCACGGCCGTGGGCAACGCGGGAATGATCGATGCGCTGATGCGCGTCAAGTCGAACCTCGATTCCGGCATTCCGCAGGCGATCCAGCAGATGGGCATCGCTGCGTTGCGCGGCCCGCAGGACGCGGTGGCCGAGCACAATGCGGTCTATCAGGCGCGGCGCGATCGGGTCGTGACGGCGATGCGGCAGATCGGGCTGCGCTGTACGCCCCCGCGGGCGAGCCTTTATGTCTGGGCACAGATTCCGGCCGGCGAGACGAGCATCGGCTTTGCCGGCCGCCTGCTGGACGACACCGGCGTCGTGGTGACGCCGGGCATCGGCTACGGCGAGCAGGGCGAGGGTTACGTACGCCTTTCGCTGACCACACCGGATACCGCAATCGACGAAGGCTTGCGCCGGCTCGCGGCCTGGCGCAGCGAGGCCGCGAAGGCGTAG
- the dapF gene encoding diaminopimelate epimerase, with translation MRFTKMHGTGNDFVVLDGRRAAADWSALAVPMNDRHFGVGGDGLIVALPSDRADLRMRMFNPDGSEAEMCGNGIRCLAKYAVEQGLVASSRESLLVETLAGDLTCELRRERGAVTVVRVSMGAPQLDPRAIPVLAEQAPPVIGLPVRAGGREFAVTCVSMGNPHAVWFTDEVVAEFPLREFGPLVERHPAFPRRVNFEIVNIERPGVARARVWERGAGLTLACGTGACAVHVAARLNGLTGDATDVALPGGTLRIEWNGAGDLYLSGPAAAVFEGEWPG, from the coding sequence ATGCGCTTCACGAAGATGCACGGGACGGGTAACGACTTCGTGGTGCTCGACGGCCGCAGGGCCGCCGCCGACTGGTCCGCCCTCGCGGTGCCGATGAACGACCGCCACTTCGGCGTCGGCGGCGACGGGCTGATCGTGGCGCTGCCTTCCGACCGCGCCGATCTGCGCATGCGCATGTTCAACCCGGACGGCTCCGAGGCCGAGATGTGCGGCAACGGCATCCGTTGCCTGGCGAAGTACGCCGTGGAACAGGGGCTTGTAGCCAGCAGCAGGGAGAGCCTGCTGGTGGAGACGCTGGCCGGCGATCTCACCTGCGAGCTGCGCCGCGAGCGTGGCGCGGTCACGGTGGTGCGCGTGAGCATGGGGGCGCCGCAGCTCGATCCGCGCGCGATTCCGGTGCTGGCCGAGCAGGCGCCGCCGGTGATCGGCTTGCCCGTGCGCGCCGGCGGGCGCGAGTTCGCCGTGACCTGCGTGTCGATGGGGAACCCGCACGCCGTCTGGTTCACCGACGAAGTGGTCGCCGAGTTCCCGCTGCGCGAGTTTGGGCCGCTGGTCGAGCGGCATCCCGCCTTCCCGCGACGGGTCAACTTCGAGATCGTCAACATCGAGCGGCCCGGCGTGGCTCGCGCCCGCGTCTGGGAGCGGGGCGCCGGCCTGACGCTGGCTTGCGGCACCGGCGCCTGCGCGGTGCACGTGGCGGCGCGGCTCAACGGCCTCACCGGCGACGCGACCGACGTCGCCCTGCCGGGCGGTACGCTGCGCATCGAGTGGAACGGCGCCGGCGATCTCTACCTGAGCGGCCCGGCCGCTGCCGTGTTCGAGGGCGAGTGGCCGGGTTGA
- the miaA gene encoding tRNA (adenosine(37)-N6)-dimethylallyltransferase MiaA, protein MSRAAPEPLIAVVGPTATGKSELAVVLAQVLGGEVIGADSRQVYQGMAIGTAQPGLELQAAVPHHLVGFLPPDAPFGLAIYLDSAREAIAGIWARGRVPILAGGTGQYLAALIEGWNVPRVPPHAAFRAALAAQAERDGREALHQRLATLDPDAAAGIHPHNLRRVIRALEVIEHSGRPFSVQRGSGGQERATVLGLELPRELLYERIDRRVEAMYAAGLLDEVRQLERDGFGSTLPSMAGIGYPEAWAVSRGEVSAAEAIRRTQLATHRLARQQLTWFRRAALGIHWLRADRADLREAALAHIRRRRSAVEPTEETDALHEDARDG, encoded by the coding sequence ATGTCGCGCGCGGCGCCGGAGCCGCTGATCGCCGTCGTCGGCCCGACGGCTACCGGCAAGAGCGAGCTCGCCGTTGTCCTGGCCCAGGTTCTCGGCGGCGAAGTGATCGGAGCCGACTCGCGCCAGGTGTACCAGGGCATGGCGATCGGCACGGCGCAGCCGGGGCTGGAGCTGCAGGCCGCCGTGCCGCACCACCTGGTAGGTTTTCTGCCGCCCGACGCGCCGTTCGGATTGGCGATCTATCTCGATTCGGCGCGCGAGGCGATCGCAGGCATTTGGGCGCGCGGACGCGTGCCCATCCTCGCGGGCGGCACCGGGCAATACCTTGCGGCGCTGATCGAGGGCTGGAACGTGCCGCGCGTGCCGCCGCACGCGGCCTTCCGCGCCGCGCTGGCGGCCCAGGCCGAACGTGACGGACGGGAGGCGCTGCATCAGCGGCTTGCCACGCTCGATCCCGATGCGGCCGCGGGCATCCATCCGCACAACCTGCGCCGCGTGATTCGTGCGCTCGAAGTGATCGAGCACAGCGGCCGGCCCTTCTCGGTGCAGCGAGGAAGCGGCGGCCAAGAACGGGCGACCGTGCTCGGCCTCGAACTGCCGCGCGAGCTGCTCTACGAACGCATCGACCGGCGCGTGGAGGCGATGTACGCGGCCGGGCTGCTGGACGAGGTGCGGCAGCTTGAGCGCGACGGCTTCGGCAGCACGCTGCCGAGTATGGCCGGTATCGGGTATCCTGAAGCGTGGGCCGTGTCGCGCGGGGAGGTGAGCGCCGCGGAGGCGATCCGCCGCACGCAACTGGCGACGCACCGCCTGGCGCGGCAGCAGCTCACCTGGTTCCGGCGGGCGGCGCTGGGCATTCACTGGCTGCGCGCAGACCGTGCGGATCTGCGCGAGGCGGCGCTTGCGCACATTCGACGCCGGCGTTCAGCAGTGGAACCAACCGAGGAGACCGATGCGCTTCACGAAGATGCACGGGACGGGTAA
- the tpiA gene encoding triose-phosphate isomerase, translated as MAQRRPIAAGNWKMNPASQVEASDLASTLAVELVALTGADLVVFPPLPFLHAVAQRLAGTRLGLGAQNLHWEEKGAFTGEVSAAMLPAGVGWTLIGHSERRQYFCETDETVNKKLRAVLGRLMPIVCVGESLAERDAGQVEAVLERQVRGALDGIEFPAGFGPASSLQFAYEPVWAIGTGRAATPEQANEAMGHIRRVLAGLHGQEIAGRMRILYGGSVADKNVAEIMTQPEIDGALVGGASLNAEAFASIARQIAAARPG; from the coding sequence ATGGCGCAGCGCAGGCCGATTGCGGCCGGCAATTGGAAGATGAACCCGGCGAGCCAGGTCGAGGCAAGCGACCTGGCGTCGACGCTTGCCGTGGAGCTGGTCGCGCTTACCGGCGCCGATCTCGTCGTCTTTCCTCCCCTCCCGTTTCTCCATGCAGTTGCTCAGCGATTGGCAGGAACGAGGCTGGGCTTGGGAGCGCAGAACCTGCACTGGGAGGAGAAGGGGGCGTTCACCGGTGAAGTGAGCGCCGCCATGCTGCCGGCCGGCGTGGGCTGGACGCTGATCGGACATTCGGAGCGGCGGCAGTATTTCTGCGAGACGGACGAGACGGTGAACAAGAAGCTGCGCGCCGTGCTGGGCAGGCTCATGCCGATCGTCTGCGTCGGCGAGTCGTTGGCGGAGCGCGATGCGGGGCAAGTCGAGGCGGTGCTCGAGCGGCAGGTCCGCGGCGCGCTGGACGGCATCGAGTTCCCGGCCGGCTTCGGGCCTGCTTCGTCGCTTCAGTTTGCCTACGAGCCGGTATGGGCGATCGGCACCGGCCGGGCGGCGACGCCGGAGCAGGCGAACGAGGCGATGGGCCACATCCGTCGCGTGCTGGCCGGGCTGCACGGGCAGGAGATCGCCGGACGGATGCGCATCCTCTACGGCGGCAGCGTCGCGGACAAGAACGTGGCCGAGATCATGACGCAGCCGGAGATCGACGGCGCCCTCGTCGGCGGCGCCAGCCTGAATGCCGAGGCGTTCGCCAGCATCGCCCGGCAGATCGCCGCCGCCCGCCCGGGCTGA
- a CDS encoding 2,3-bisphosphoglycerate-independent phosphoglycerate mutase → MDESVLREVVAPNQSKIVLMVLDGLGGLPHPETRRTELETADIPHLDRLAAESACGLTIPVAPGVTPGSGPGHLALFGYDPVRWNIGRGVLEAVGIEFPLEPSDVAARGNFCTVDEGGLITDRRAGRIPTERCVELCNMLREIELPGAVALIEPVREHRFVLVLRGEGLSDDLAPLGTDPQHEGLKPLPVQARSAEAEPTARLFNEWIGKANALLKHQHPANSVLVRGFAKYPDLPPMKERFGLNPAAIAVYPMYRGLAKLAGMQILKTGSSFEDEIATLRERWDEFDFFFIHYKKTDAAGEDGDFMRKVHALQEFDAQLPKVLDLQPDVLMVAGDHSTPAIMAAHSWHPVPFLLHARLTRADEADAFNEPSCQKGALGTFPAREALQLALAHAGRFTKFGA, encoded by the coding sequence ATGGACGAGTCGGTGTTGCGCGAGGTGGTCGCGCCGAACCAGAGCAAGATCGTGCTGATGGTGCTCGACGGGCTCGGCGGCCTGCCGCACCCGGAGACGCGCAGGACCGAGCTTGAGACGGCCGACATTCCGCACCTGGACCGGCTGGCCGCCGAAAGTGCCTGCGGGCTGACGATCCCGGTGGCGCCGGGTGTGACGCCGGGCAGCGGCCCCGGTCACCTGGCGCTGTTCGGCTACGACCCCGTGCGCTGGAACATCGGGCGCGGCGTGCTCGAAGCGGTGGGGATCGAGTTCCCGCTCGAGCCGAGCGACGTGGCGGCGCGGGGCAATTTCTGCACGGTAGACGAAGGCGGCCTGATTACCGATCGCCGTGCGGGGCGCATCCCGACGGAACGCTGCGTCGAGCTGTGCAATATGCTGCGCGAGATCGAGCTGCCGGGCGCGGTGGCCCTGATCGAGCCGGTGCGCGAACACCGCTTCGTGCTGGTGCTGCGCGGCGAAGGCCTCTCCGATGACCTCGCGCCGCTGGGCACCGACCCACAGCACGAAGGACTGAAGCCGTTGCCGGTGCAGGCGCGATCGGCCGAGGCCGAGCCGACGGCGCGCCTGTTCAACGAGTGGATCGGCAAGGCGAACGCACTGCTCAAGCATCAGCATCCGGCCAACTCTGTGCTGGTGCGCGGCTTCGCGAAATATCCCGATCTGCCGCCGATGAAGGAGCGTTTCGGGCTGAACCCGGCCGCGATCGCGGTCTACCCGATGTACCGCGGCCTGGCGAAGCTGGCGGGCATGCAGATCCTGAAGACCGGCAGTAGCTTCGAGGACGAGATCGCCACGCTGCGCGAGCGCTGGGACGAGTTCGACTTCTTCTTTATCCATTACAAGAAGACGGACGCGGCCGGCGAGGACGGCGATTTCATGCGCAAGGTCCACGCGCTGCAGGAGTTCGACGCACAACTGCCCAAAGTGCTCGACCTGCAGCCCGACGTGCTGATGGTGGCCGGCGACCACTCGACGCCGGCGATCATGGCGGCGCATAGCTGGCATCCCGTGCCGTTCCTGCTGCACGCGAGGCTGACACGGGCGGATGAAGCGGACGCGTTCAACGAGCCGTCGTGCCAGAAGGGTGCGCTGGGCACCTTCCCCGCGCGCGAGGCGCTGCAACTGGCGCTGGCGCATGCGGGCCGCTTCACCAAGTTCGGCGCATGA
- a CDS encoding phosphoglycerate kinase, which translates to MTKKTVRDIDVAGKRVLVRVDFNVPQDKTSGAIDDDSRIRAALPTIDYLRDHQAKTILVSHLGRPDGKVVEKLRLKPVAARLQELLGAPVAYATDCIGPEAEGAVARLQPGDVLLLENVRFHPEEETNDPEFAHKLAALADLYVDDAFGTAHRTHASTEGVAHDLPAVAGLLMERELDFLGRANQNPQRPYAAIIGGAKVSDKIAVLRRLVETVDKLLIGGGMANTFLAARGYQLGASLVEQDQLDVANEVTQRAAQRRISLLLPEDLAVAERFAADAGREVLDLPERTDNPHTVLEDGMMALDIGPKTVATFTAALQGCKLIVWNGPLGVFEFPNFALGTMLIADAVAKTGATTIVGGGETVAAIHRAGVADRISHISTGGGASLEFLEGKTLPGVAVLQDK; encoded by the coding sequence ATGACGAAGAAAACCGTGCGGGACATCGACGTGGCGGGCAAGCGCGTGCTGGTCCGCGTCGATTTCAATGTGCCGCAAGATAAGACCAGCGGCGCGATCGACGACGATTCGCGCATCCGCGCGGCGCTGCCCACGATCGACTACCTGCGCGACCACCAGGCGAAGACGATTCTCGTCTCACACCTCGGCCGGCCGGACGGCAAAGTGGTGGAAAAGCTGCGGCTGAAACCCGTGGCGGCACGCTTGCAGGAGCTGCTCGGCGCGCCGGTGGCCTACGCCACGGACTGCATCGGGCCGGAGGCAGAGGGCGCCGTCGCCCGGCTGCAGCCGGGCGACGTGCTGCTGCTGGAGAACGTGCGCTTTCACCCCGAGGAAGAGACGAACGACCCGGAGTTCGCGCATAAGCTGGCCGCGCTTGCCGACCTTTACGTGGACGACGCCTTTGGCACGGCGCACCGCACCCACGCCTCGACCGAGGGCGTGGCGCACGATCTGCCCGCGGTCGCCGGGTTGCTGATGGAGCGCGAGCTGGACTTTTTGGGCCGCGCGAACCAGAACCCGCAGCGGCCGTACGCCGCGATCATCGGCGGCGCCAAGGTCAGCGACAAGATCGCCGTGCTGCGCCGCCTGGTCGAGACGGTGGACAAGCTGCTGATCGGCGGCGGCATGGCGAACACCTTTCTGGCCGCACGCGGTTACCAGCTCGGTGCGTCGCTGGTCGAGCAGGATCAGCTCGACGTCGCCAACGAAGTCACTCAACGGGCGGCGCAGCGCCGCATCTCGCTGCTGCTCCCCGAGGATTTGGCGGTGGCCGAGCGCTTTGCCGCGGACGCCGGGCGCGAAGTCCTCGATCTGCCGGAGCGCACGGATAACCCGCATACGGTGTTGGAAGACGGTATGATGGCGCTCGACATCGGGCCGAAGACGGTGGCCACCTTCACCGCCGCGCTGCAGGGCTGCAAACTGATCGTCTGGAACGGGCCGCTCGGCGTCTTCGAGTTTCCCAACTTCGCCCTGGGCACGATGCTGATCGCCGACGCCGTGGCGAAGACCGGGGCGACCACGATCGTGGGCGGCGGCGAAACGGTGGCGGCGATACACCGCGCCGGCGTGGCCGATCGCATCAGCCATATCTCGACCGGCGGCGGCGCCTCGCTGGAGTTCCTCGAAGGGAAGACGCTGCCGGGTGTAGCGGTGCTGCAAGACAAGTAG
- a CDS encoding polyprenyl synthetase family protein → MPAPPAALNRFRAAVEQEMRDTLRGGEGPLYAMQRYHLGWEEADGSATTGVSGKVFRPALCLLCCEALGGDPDRALPGAAALELLHNFSLIHDDIEDRSRFRHGRRTLWDLWGVELAINAGDAMFTAARLALHRLAAREYAPQTILNAFLLFDRTSQHLCEGQDADLRFEQRAAVPLDEYLAMIAGKTGALIGASAALGAVLAERPGGTVALFERFGRLLGRSYQIQDDVLGVWGIEAVTGKPSGDDIRSKKKAYPITRALEAAQAEDRLLLAELYAQPELDEASVAAVLAIFERNGIRRDAEAAARRAAAEAIALLDRIELREPARTELRRLTEFVAEREA, encoded by the coding sequence ATGCCTGCGCCGCCGGCCGCCCTGAACCGCTTCCGCGCCGCCGTCGAGCAGGAGATGCGCGACACGCTGCGCGGTGGCGAGGGACCGCTCTACGCGATGCAACGTTACCACCTCGGTTGGGAGGAGGCGGACGGCAGCGCGACCACGGGCGTGAGCGGCAAGGTCTTCCGCCCCGCACTCTGTCTGCTCTGCTGCGAGGCGCTGGGCGGCGACCCGGATCGCGCCCTGCCCGGCGCCGCCGCGCTCGAGTTGCTGCACAATTTTTCGCTGATCCACGACGATATCGAAGACCGCAGCCGTTTCCGTCACGGCCGGCGCACGCTGTGGGACTTGTGGGGCGTCGAGCTGGCGATCAACGCCGGCGACGCGATGTTTACCGCGGCGCGGCTGGCGCTGCACCGGCTTGCGGCCCGTGAGTATGCGCCGCAGACGATCCTCAACGCCTTTCTGCTTTTTGACCGCACGTCTCAACATCTCTGCGAGGGGCAGGACGCCGATTTGCGCTTCGAGCAGCGTGCCGCGGTGCCGCTGGACGAATATCTGGCGATGATCGCCGGTAAAACGGGGGCGCTGATCGGCGCCTCGGCGGCGCTGGGCGCCGTGCTGGCCGAGCGGCCCGGCGGCACGGTCGCCTTGTTCGAGCGCTTCGGCCGGCTGCTGGGGCGGTCCTATCAGATCCAGGACGACGTGCTCGGCGTCTGGGGGATCGAAGCCGTGACCGGCAAGCCAAGCGGCGACGATATCCGCTCGAAGAAGAAGGCCTATCCGATCACGCGGGCGCTGGAAGCCGCGCAGGCCGAAGACCGGCTTTTGCTGGCGGAACTGTACGCGCAGCCGGAACTGGACGAAGCGAGCGTGGCCGCGGTGCTGGCCATCTTCGAGCGCAACGGCATCCGCCGCGACGCGGAGGCCGCCGCTCGACGCGCGGCCGCGGAGGCGATCGCCTTGCTCGACCGCATTGAACTGCGGGAGCCGGCGCGGACCGAACTGCGCCGGCTCACCGAGTTCGTGGCCGAACGGGAAGCGTAG